A part of Saccharomyces paradoxus chromosome I, complete sequence genomic DNA contains:
- the MAK16 gene encoding ribosome biosynthesis protein MAK16 (Essential nuclear protein~similar to YAL025C) translates to MSDEIVWQVINQSFCSHRIKAPNGQNFCRNEYNVTGLCTRQSCPLANSKYATVKSDNGKLYLYMKTPERAHTPAKLWERIKLSKNYSKALQQIDDHLLHWSKFFRHKCKQRFTKLTQVMITERRLALREEERHYVGVAPKVKRREQNRERKALVAAKIEKAIEKELMDRLKSGAYGDKPLNVDEKVWKKIMGQMEDENSQDEEEDWDEEEESDDGEVEYVADDGEGEYVDVDDLEKWLADSDREASSASESESDSESDSDSDSDEENKNNAKRRKKGTSAKTKRPKVEIEYEEEHEVQNAEQEVAQ, encoded by the coding sequence ATGTCTGACGAAATTGTTTGGCAAGTAATTAACCAAAGTTTCTGCTCTCATAGAATCAAGGCACCTAATGGTCAAAATTTCTGCAGAAATGAGTATAACGTCACTGGGTTGTGTACAAGACAATCATGTCCACTCGCCAACTCCAAGTATGCAACAGTGAAGAGTGACAATGGGAAACTGTACTTGTACATGAAAACGCCTGAAAGAGCACACACCCCTGCCAAGTTATGGGAAAGGATCAAACTGTCCAAGAATTACTCGAAAGCTTTACAACAGATCGATGACCATCTACTGCATTGGAGCAAATTTTTCCGTCACAAGTGTAAACAAAGATTTACTAAGTTGACACAGGTCATGATAACAGAGAGACGTTTAGCATTGAGGGAGGAGGAGAGACACTACGTTGGAGTAGCACCAAAGGTCAAGAgaagagaacaaaacaGAGAGAGAAAGGCACTGGTAGCTGCCAAGATTGAAAAAGCGATCGAAAAAGAGTTGATGGACAGATTAAAGAGCGGTGCTTACGGTGATAAGCCACTAAATGTTGACGAAAAGGTCTGGAAGAAGATAATGGGTCAAatggaagatgaaaattctCAGGACGAGGAAGAAGACTgggatgaagaagaggaaagcGATGACGGTGAAGTTGAGTACGTTGCAGATGATGGCGAAGGTGAATACGTTGACGTGGACGACCTAGAAAAATGGTTAGCCGACTCTGACAGAGAAGCATCTAGCGCTAGTGAAAGCGAAAGCGACAGTGAAAGCGACAGCGACAGCGATAGCGACGAggaaaataagaataatgCCAAGAGACGTAAGAAAGGAACTAGTGCCAAAACTAAACGCCCAAAGGTCGAAATTGAATATGAGGAAGAGCACGAAGTTCAAAATGCTGAACAAGAAGTGGCGCAGTAA
- the LTE1 gene encoding mitotic regulator LTE1 (Protein similar to GDP/GTP exchange factors~similar to YAL024C), which translates to MEIFSQKDYYPTPSSNVISYDSDCISKPVNSADLPALIVHLSSPLEGVDYNASADFFLIYRNFITPQDLHDLLIYRFRWCIREITTNAAKAKRRRLGEVALVRTFVLLRHSILNYFVQDFLPNITLRLRLIEFLNDKHIEQYPKIISSCLINLKKNWVHCSKLVWENIELNEPDKLDFDAWLHYSLKDFTQLGSLHKRGSRLSIYARQSFASPDFRNQSVLSLYKTSDVFRLPEKLQSSNPSKSQRSPSMLLFPDNTSNVYSKHRIVKEPSVDTESEEVPDSKQKISHLSKVTLVSTLMKGVDYPSSYAVDKIMPPTPAKKVEFILNSLYMPEDLNEQSGTLQGTSTTSSLDNNSNSNSRSNTSSMSVLHRSAIGLLAKWMKNHNRHDSSNDKKFMGAMKPVNQKPEMDAFVKYVVSISSLNRKSSKEEEDEFLNPDSSKFDILSARTIDEVESLLHLQNQLIEKVQTHSNGNRDHIVDVDCERREHILDIKLLQRNNFKPSNDNFSAMDNLDLYQTVSSIAQSVISLTNTLNKQLQSNESNMLPSPSCDALQRRKVKSLTTAYYNKMHGSYSTESMRLFDKDANSSRTDENGPQRLLFHETDKTNSEMIPSITPRRKNHSQSQRSMTSSPLKNVLPDLKELSPLNDNREDTESITYSYDSELSSTSPPTDALTKKSSNIRKIINHTDSPALKTKTGFLNLREFTFEDTKSLDEKEKVSEEDKNNMGELEENCDNEENHELQYNSTKKLDSFVDASSEANNCDVTAAKEHSPCNRKVKQAVVRPASGRISISRVQSIAITPTKELSIINPEHNESNSVIEEISEIEPLNLECNKKSTLYSDTSSTVISISTSKLFESAQNSPIKQIQSPQRELPGVTIVSESNRIRLSIAPTIESVVSDLNSITTSSTVETFETSRDSPVPHQRIINLREEYQRGYQDMISNTSSLHELKTIDLSDSNNDMESPSAHAQSNKYFFSPDDGSIDVASPMKNVEELKSKFLKNESEINSNVSGSVLTMDDIDINDASSARNTRRADSESAFSGSLDKENLNEIANMLDDSINDDPITVALMKLEGTYKKIPGKPENTKSSDAIRLKTSKLADEVEMLNINNLPSFQNSPAEKRKSLLIERRRQTIMNIPFTPDQSEKEGFASSSPEKTDVSSNVDVAIQAAQIQELIGQYKIHDSRLMISNNENHIPFILMYDSLSVAQQMTLIEKEILGEIDWKDLLDLKMKHEGPQVISWLQLLVRNETLSGIDLAISRFNLTVDWIISEILLTKSCKMKRNVIQRFIHVADHCKKFQNFNTLMEIILALNSSVVQKFTDAWRLIEPGDLLTWEELKKIPSLDRNYSTIRNLLNSVNPLVGCVPFIVVYLSDLSANAEKKDWILEDKVVNYNKFDTNVQIVKNFIQRVQWSKFYAFKVNHELLSKCVYISTLTQEEINELST; encoded by the coding sequence ATGGAAATATTTAGCCAAAAAGATTACTACCCGACTCCATCCTCAAATGTTATTAGCTATGACAGTGATTGCATATCTAAACCGGTGAATAGTGCAGACCTGCCCGCATTAATTGTGCACCTTTCTTCCCCTTTGGAAGGTGTAGACTACAACGCATCCGCAGATTTCTTCCTTATTTATAGGAATTTCATAACGCCTCAAGACTTACATGATTTACTCATCTATAGGTTTCGATGGTGCATTAGAGAGATCACCACAAATGCTGCAAAGGCCAAGAGAAGGCGACTCGGTGAAGTGGCATTGGTGAGGACATTTGTATTGTTGAGACATTCCATACTGAATTACTTTGTCCAAGATTTTTTACCAAACATAACATTGAGGCTTAGGTTGATCGAGTTTTTGAACGACAAACATATTGAACAGTACCCCAAAATAATTTCTAGCTGTTTAATTAacctgaagaaaaactggGTACACTGCTCTAAGCTGGTTTGGGAGAATATTGAACTCAATGAACCTGATAAATTAGACTTCGATGCATGGCTGCATTACTCGTTAAAAGATTTCACGCAACTGGGAAGCCTACACAAAAGAGGAAGTCGACTAAGCATTTACGCCAGGCAAAGCTTTGCCAGTCCTGATTTTCGTAATCAAAGCGTTTTATCATTATATAAAACTTCTGATGTATTTAGACTGCCGGAGAAGCTACAGTCTTCAAATCCTTCCAAGAGCCAGAGAAGTCCCTCTATGCTTTTATTTCCGGATAACACATCAAATGTATATTCAAAGCACCGGATAGTGAAAGAGCCCTCAGTTGATACTGAAAGCGAAGAAGTGCCAGATAGCAAACAAAAGATAAGCCACTTATCCAAGGTCACCCTAGTATCCACATTAATGAAAGGCGTGGACTACCCGTCATCATATGCAGTAGATAAAATAATGCCTCCCACACCGGCtaaaaaagttgaattTATCCTGAATTCTTTATACATGCCTGAAGACTTAAATGAACAAAGTGGAACATTACAAGGTACATCAACAACATCTTCTTTAGATAATAACAGCAACAGTAATAGTAGATCTAACACATCTTCAATGTCTGTATTACACCGTAGTGCTATAGGTCTTTTAGCTAAGTGGATGAAAAACCATAATCGCCATGATAGCAgcaatgataaaaaatttatggGCGCTATGAAACCAGTAAACCAAAAACCTGAAATGGATGCGTTTGTTAAATACGTTGTATCAATATCATCACTCAATAGAAAATCTTccaaggaagaagaagatgagtTCCTTAATCCagattcttcaaaatttgacaTCCTAAGTGCAAGAACCATAGATGAAGTAGAGTCCCTCCTACATTTACAAAACCAGTTAATAGAAAAGGTTCAAACACATTCAAATGGTAACAGAGATCACATAGTAGATGTTGATTGTGAACGCCGAGAACACATACTTGATATAAAACTTTTACAGCGAAATAACTTTAAACCAAGTAACGATAATTTTAGCGCTATGGACAATTTAGACTTATACCAAACCGTAAGTTCAATTGCTCAGTCCGTCATCTCTTTGACTAATACTTTAAACAAGCAACTGCAGAGCAATGAATCGAACATGCTGCCGTCGCCTTCGTGTGATGCATTGCAAcgaagaaaagtaaaaagtCTTACAACAGCATACTACAATAAAATGCATGGTAGTTACTCAACAGAAAGTATGAGACTCTTCGATAAAGACGCTAATTCCTCACGTACAGACGAGAATGGACCTCAAAGGCTGTTATTCCATGAAACAGATAAAACCAACTCAGAAATGATCCCAAGTATCACACCgagaaggaaaaatcaTTCTCAATCTCAAAGAAGTATGACTTCTTcgcctttgaaaaatgttttACCTGATCTTAAAGAATTGTCGCCCTTAAATGATAATAGGGAAGACACAGAATCAATAACATACTCGTATGATTCCGAATTGTCATCCACTTCCCCACCCACGGATGCTTTAACGAAAAAGTCAAGTAACATCAGAAAAATCATAAATCATACGGATAGTCCAGCTCTAAAAACCAAAACTGGGTTTCTAAATCTTAGAGAGTTTACATTTGAAGATACCAAGTCTTTagatgaaaaagagaaagtttCTGAAGAGGACAAGAATAATATGGGCgaacttgaagaaaattgcgATAACGAAGAAAACCATGAATTACAATATAACAGCACAAAAAAGCTGGATAGCTTTGTCGATGCGTCATCAGAAGCTAATAATTGTGATGTAACTGCAGCAAAAGAACATTCACCTTGCAACCGCAAGGTCAAACAAGCAGTTGTGAGACCTGCTAGTGGAAGAATCAGCATTTCGAGAGTCCAAAGCATAGCCATAACGCCGACCAAAGAGTTATCTATCATAAATCCCGAGCATAACGAATCGAATTCAGTCATAGAGGAGATAAGTGAAATAGAACCTCTCAATTTGGAatgtaataaaaaaagcacCTTGTATTCTGACACTTCATCCACCGTTATCAGTATCTCGACGAGCAAGCTTTTTGAATCCGCCCAGAATAGCCCTAtaaaacaaattcaaagtcCGCAGAGAGAATTGCCCGGTGTGACCATAGTGAGTGAATCAAATAGAATCAGATTGTCCATAGCACCCACAATAGAGTCTGTTGTAAGTGATTTGAATTCGATTACTACTAGTAGTACAgttgaaacttttgaaacatCTAGGGATTCACCAGTGCCACatcaaagaataataaatttGAGGGAAGAATATCAAAGAGGATACCAAGACATGATTTCAAATACTTCTTCACTGCATGAGTTGAAAACAATCGATTTAAGCGATTCCAATAATGATATGGAAAGTCCAAGTGCCCATGCACAAAGCAacaagtattttttttcaccagaTGACGGTAGTATTGATGTTGCTTCTCCAATGAAAAACGTTGAGGAGTTGAAAAGTAAATTTCTGAAGAACGAGAGTGAAATTAATAGTAATGTGTCAGGAAGTGTATTGACAATGGATGATATCGACATCAATGACGCATCAAGCGCCCGGAATACACGAAGAGCGGATTCCGAGTCAGCTTTTTCAGGCTCCCTAGATaaggaaaatttaaatgaaaTTGCTAATATGCTAGATGATTCAATTAATGACGATCCAATAACCGTGGCGTTAATGAAACTGGAAGGTACATATAAGAAAATTCCTGGAAAACCAGAAAACACGAAGAGTAGCGATGCTATTAGATTGAAAACGAGCAAGTTGGCAGATGAAGTGGAAATGCTGAACATCAACAATTTGCCGTCATTCCAAAATAGCCCCgcagaaaaaagaaaatcattattaatAGAAAGAAGGAGACAAACTATAATGAACATTCCATTTACTCCTGACCAATCTGAGAAAGAAGGctttgcttcttcttcacctgAAAAGACAGACGTTTCTAGTAATGTTGATGTTGCTATTCAAGCGGCACAAATCCAGGAATTGATCGGTCAATATAAAATTCACGATTCAAGATTAATGATCtctaataatgaaaatcaCATCCCATTCATACTAATGTACGATTCCCTCTCTGTAGCGCAACAAATGACCTTGATAGAGAAGGAGATTTTGGGGGAAATAGATTGGAAAGATTTATTAGACTTAAAAATGAAGCATGAAGGCCCACAAGTTATAAGTTGGTTGCAACTATTAGTGAGGAATGAGACCTTATCCGGTATTGATTTAGCTATATCGAGGTTTAACTTAACTGTGGATTGGATTATATCAGAAATACTTCTTACCAAGAGCtgcaaaatgaaaagaaatgtcATTCAAAGGTTTATACACGTCGCAGACCACTGtaagaaatttcagaacTTTAATACATTAATGGAAATCATCCTAGCATTAAATTCTTCGGTTGtccaaaaatttactgACGCATGGCGTCTGATTGAACCAGGCGACCTGCTAACTTGGGAAGaactaaagaaaattcCCTCACTAGACAGGAATTATTCTACAATAAGAAATTTACTTAACTCGGTAAATCCACTAGTGGGTTGCGTCCCCTTCATCGTCGTGTATCTTTCGGACCTATCAGCAAACGCAGAGAAGAAGGACTGGATCCTAGAGGATAAAGTGGTGAATTACAATAAGTTTGATACGAACGTTCAAATAGtgaagaatttcattcaaagGGTTCAATGGTCCAAGTTTTACGCTTTTAAAGTTAACCACGAATTGCTCAGTAAATGTGTCTATATCAGCACATTAACACAAGAAGAGATTAATGAACTATCTACTTGA
- the DRS2 gene encoding aminophospholipid-translocating P4-type ATPase DRS2 (Trans-golgi network aminophospholipid translocase (flippase)~similar to YAL026C), whose translation MNDDRKPPPKRKPGEDDTLFDIDFLDDTTPPSESHSKTTNSHANANYVPPSHVFPEETIDLSADDDNIENDVHENPFMSNNDDDQTSWNANRFDSSAYQPQSLRAVKPPGLLTRFGNGLKNAFTFKRKKGPESFEMNHYNAVTNNELDDSYLNSRNKFNIKILFNRYILRKNGSDAEGNGEPRVIHINDHLANSSFGYSDNHISTTKYNFATFLPKFLFQEFSKYANLFFLCTSAIQQVPHVSPTNRYTTIGTLLVVLIVSAMKECIEDIKRANSDKELNNSTAEIFSEAHDDFVEKRWIDIRVGDIIRVKSEEPIPADTIILSSSEPEGLCYIETANLDGETNLKIKQSRVETAKFIDVRTLKNMKGKVVSEQPNSSLYTYEGTMTLNDRQIPLSPDQMILRGATLRNTAWIFGLVIFTGHETKLMRNATATPIKRTAVEKIINRQIIALFTVLIVLILISSIGNVIMSTADAKHLSYLYLEGTNKAGLFFKDFLTFWILFSNLVPISLFVTVELIKYYQAFMIGSDLDLYYEKTDTPTVVRTSSLVEELGQIEYIFSDKTGTLTRNIMEFKSCSIAGHCYIDKIPEDKTATVEDGIEVGYRKFDDLKKKLNDPSDEDSPIINDFLTLLATCHTVIPEFQSDGSIKYQAASPDEGALVQGGADLGYKFIIRKPNSVTVLLEETGEEKEYQLLNICEFNSTRKRMSAIFRFPDGSIKLFCKGADTVILERLDDEANQYVEATMRHLEDYASEGLRTLCLAMRDISQGEYEEWNSIYNVAATTLDNRAEKLDEAADLIEKNLILIGATAIEDKLQDGVPETIHTLQEAGIKIWVLTGDRQETAINIGMSCRLLSEDMNLLIINEETKDDTERNLLEKINALNEHQLSTHDMNTLALVIDGKSLGFALEPELEDYLLTVAKLCKAVICCRVSPLQKALVVKMVKRKSSSLLLAIGDGANDVSMIQAAHVGVGISGMEGMQAARSADIAVGQFKFLKKLLLVHGSWSYQRISVAILYSFYKNTALYMTQFWYVFANAFSGQSIMESWTMSFYNLFFTVWPPFVIGVFDQFVSSRLLERYPQLYKLGQKGQFFSVYIFWGWIINGFFHSAIVFIGTILIYRYGFALNMHGELADHWSWGVTVYTTSVIIVLGKAALVTNQWTKFTLIAIPGSFLFWLIFFPIYASIFPHANISREYYGVVKHTYGSGVFWLTLIVLPIFALVRDFLWKYYKRMYEPETYHVIQEMQKYNISDSRPHVQQFQNAIRKVRQVQRMKKQRGFAFSQAEEGGQEKIIRMYDTTQKRGKYGELQDASANPFSDNNGPESNGFQSAEPFIENPFADGSQNPSRFSSSRDDFSFDI comes from the coding sequence ATGAATGACGACAGAAAACCCCCCCCAAAGAGGAAACCTGGGGAGGATGACACGCTTTTCGATATTGATTTCTTAGACGACACCACTCCTCCTTCTGAATCCCATTCAAAAACTACCAACTCACATGCAAACGCGAATTACGTGCCACCGAGCCATGTATTTCCCGAAGAGACTATTGACTTAAGtgctgatgatgataacattgaaaatgatgtgCATGAAAATCCATTTATGAGCAACAACGATGACGACCAAACGTCTTGGAATGCCAATAGATTTGATTCAAGTGCATATCAACCACAATCGCTAAGAGCAGTCAAACCTCCCGGTTTACTCACTAGGTTCGGTAATGGTCTCAAAAATGCCTTTACATTCAAACGGAAGAAAGGGCCCGAAAGTTTCGAAATGAATCATTATAATGCGGTGACTAACAACGAATTAGATGATAGTTACTTAAACTCGAGGAATAAGTTCAACATTAAAATCCTTTTCAACCGATAtattttaagaaaaaaCGGTAGCGACGCAGAAGGCAATGGTGAACCAAGAGTCATTCACATTAACGATCATCTTGCCAATTCCTCGTTTGGTTATAGTGACAACCATATATCCACTACCAAGTACAATTTTGCTACCTTTCTGCCTAAATTTTTGTTCCAGGAGTTTTCCAAATACGCTAATCTGTTTTTCTTATGTACATCCGCCATTCAACAGGTGCCTCACGTCTCGCCAACCAATAGATATACCACCATTGGTACTTTGTTAGTGGTGTTGATTGTGTCTGCCATGAAAGAATGTATCGAAGATATCAAGAGAGCTAATTCTGATAAAGAATTAAATAATTCGACGGcagaaatattttcagaaGCACATGATGACTTTGTTGAGAAACGATGGATTGATATCCGTGTAGGTGACATAATTAGAGTAAAATCAGAGGAACCTATTCCTGCCGATACCATAATTTTGTCATCTTCGGAGCCGGAAGGCCTTTGCTACATTGAAACTGCCAACTTAGATGGTGAAACAAATTTAAAGATCAAACAATCAAGAGTAGAAACTGCCAAATTTATTGACGTTAGAACTTTGAAGAACATGAAGGGGAAAGTTGTTTCCGAACAGCCAAACTCTAGCTTGTATACTTATGAAGGTACAATGACATTAAATGATCGTCAAATACCGTTATCCCCTGACCAAATGATTTTAAGAGGTGCAACTCTAAGAAACACCGCTTGGATATTTGGTTTAGTTATCTTTACCGGTCATGAAACCAAATTAATGCGTAATGCCACCGCCACCCCAATTAAGAGAACCGCGGTCGAGAAAATCATCAACAGACAGATTATCGCTTTGTTCACGGTTTTGATCGTTCTAATCTTAATTTCCTCTATTGGGAATGTTATTATGTCTACGGCAGATGCCAAACATTTATCATATCTTTACCTGGAGGGCACCAACAAGGCTGGACTATTCTTTAAAGACTTTTTAACATTTTGGATTCTATTCTCGAATTTAGTGcctatttctttatttgttACCGTTGAATTAATCAAATATTATCAAGCTTTTATGATAGGTTCAGATCTGGATTTGTACTATGAGAAAACTGATACCCCAACTGTGGTTCGTACGTCCTCTTTGGTTGAAGAGCTTGGTCAAATTGAATATATCTTCAGTGACAAGACAGGAACTTTAACAAGAAATATCATGGAATTTAAATCCTGCTCCATTGCGGGCCATTGTtatattgataaaataCCCGAGGATAAAACAGCTACTGTGGAAGATGGGATTGAAGTTGGTTATAGAAAATTTGAcgatttgaagaaaaagctaaATGATCCTTCTGACGAGGATTCGCCTATCATTAATGACTTCTTAACATTATTAGCTACTTGTCATACTGTTATTCCAGAGTTTCAAAGCGATGGATCTATTAAATATCAAGCAGCTTCTCCAGATGAAGGTGCGCTTGTTCAAGGTGGTGCAGATTTAGGGTATAAGTTTATCATCCGTAAACCAAACTCTGTAACTGTTTTATTAGAAGAAACTGGcgaggaaaaagaatatcaatTACTTAACATTTGTGAATTTAATTCTACCAGGAAGAGAATGAGCGCCATATTTAGATTTCCTGATGGTTCAATAAAACTATTCTGTAAAGGTGCAGATACTGtcattttggaaagattGGATGATGAAGCTAACCAATACGTGGAGGCTACAATGAGGCATTTGGAAGATTATGCATCTGAGGGTTTAAGAACGTTGTGTTTGGCGATGAGAGATATCTCTCAGGGAGAATATGAAGAATGGAATAGTATTTACAATGTGGCTGCCACAACTTTAGATAACAGAGCCGAGAAGCTAGACGAAGCTGCGGATCTAATTGAGAAAAATCTAATATTAATTGGTGCAACTGCCATTGAAGATAAGTTACAGGATGGCGTTCCAGAGACCATCCACACATTACAAGAAGCGGGtatcaaaatttgggtTTTAACTGGTGACAGACAGGAAACTGCTATTAATATTGGTATGAGTTGTCGTTTACTGAGTGAAGACATGAATTTGTTGATCATCAACGAGGAAACTAAAGATGACACTGAGAGAAATTTGTTAGAGAAGATTAATGCTCTCAATGAGCACCAACTGTCAACACATGATATGAACACTTTAGCGCTCGTTATTGATGGTAAATCATTAGGCTTTGCATTGGAGCCTGAATTAGAAGATTATTTGTTAACTGTGGCGAAACTTTGTAAAGCGGTTATATGTTGTCGTGTATCTCCATTACAGAAGGCTTTGGTTGTTAAAAtggtaaaaagaaagtcatcttcattattaCTAGCCATTGGTGATGGTGCCAATGATGTTAGTATGATCCAGGCAGCTCATGTTGGTGTCGGTATTAGTGGTATGGAAGGTATGCAAGCTGCTCGTTCTGCTGATATAGCCGTTGGccaattcaaatttttaaagaaactaTTATTGGTTCATGGTTCCTGGTCTTATCAAAGAATCTCTGTTGCAATCCTGTATTCATTTTACAAGAATACAGCATTATACATGACGCAGTTTTGGTACGTTTTTGCCAATGCCTTTTCCGGTCAGTCAATTATGGAATCATGGACAATGAGTTTCTATAACTTATTCTTTACTGTTTGGCCCCCTTTTGTCATTGGTGTCTTTGATCAATTTGTTAGTAGTAGATTACTTGAGCGGTATCCACAATTATACAAATTAGGACAGAAGGGTCAATTTTTCTCTGTTTACATCTTCTGGGGATGGATTATTAACGGCTTTTTCCATTCCGCAATAGTATTTATCGGGACCATATTAATTTATAGATACGGGTTTGCCTTAAACATGCACGGCGAACTAGCTGATCATTGGTCATGGGGTGTAACCGTCTATACTACgagtgttattattgttttagGAAAAGCTGCCTTAGTAACTAACCAATGGACGAAATTTACCTTAATTGCCATTCCTGGATCCTTCTTATTTTGGttaattttcttcccaATTTATGCTTCTATATTTCCTCATGCTAACATTTCAAGAGAGTACTATGGTGTAGTTAAACACACATATGGGTCCGGTGTATTTTGGTTAACTTTGATTGTTTTACCGATTTTTGCTTTAGTAAGAGACTTCTTATGGAAGTACTATAAAAGAATGTATGAACCAGAAACGTATCATGTTATTCAAGAAATGCAGAAATACAATATCAGTGACTCTAGACCACACGTTCAACAATTCCAAAATGCCATCAGGAAGGTAAGGCAAGTGcaaaggatgaaaaaacaaagagGATTTGCCTTTT